One segment of Sphingomonas qomolangmaensis DNA contains the following:
- the phoU gene encoding phosphate signaling complex protein PhoU yields the protein MNEHTVKVFDDELGQLRGLIAQMGGLAEQAITGAIEALVRHDLDAAAKVIEGDKKIDVLEHEVERLAVQLIALRAPMADDLREVVAAMKISNTLERVGDHAKNIAKRVADIEGHRHIEPLSVLPAMAGVASEMLHDVLDAFAARDIEKAMSIGERDRAVDDFYNSIFRALVTFMMENPASISQAAHLLFVAKNLERIGDQATNLAEMVYYAATGEQMGERERIPSTAAN from the coding sequence ATGAACGAGCATACGGTCAAGGTTTTCGACGACGAACTGGGGCAACTGCGCGGGCTGATCGCACAGATGGGCGGACTTGCCGAACAGGCGATCACCGGTGCGATCGAGGCGTTGGTGCGGCATGACCTGGATGCCGCCGCCAAGGTGATCGAGGGCGACAAGAAGATCGACGTGCTCGAGCACGAAGTCGAGCGGCTCGCGGTGCAGCTGATCGCGCTGCGCGCGCCGATGGCCGACGATCTGCGCGAGGTCGTCGCGGCGATGAAGATCTCGAACACGCTCGAGCGCGTCGGCGATCATGCCAAGAACATCGCCAAGCGCGTCGCCGATATCGAGGGGCATCGGCATATCGAGCCGCTGTCGGTGCTGCCCGCGATGGCGGGCGTCGCGAGCGAAATGCTCCACGACGTGCTCGACGCCTTTGCCGCGCGCGACATCGAAAAGGCGATGTCGATCGGCGAGCGCGACCGCGCGGTCGACGATTTCTATAACTCGATCTTCCGCGCGCTGGTGACCTTCATGATGGAGAATCCCGCCAGCATCAGCCAGGCGGCGCATCTGCTGTTCGTCGCCAAGAATCTCGAGCGGATCGGCGACCAGGCGACCAACCTCGCCGAGATGGTATATTACGCGGCAACCGGCGAGCAGATGGGCGAACGCGAACGCATTCCCTCAACCGCAGCGAACTGA
- a CDS encoding response regulator transcription factor, producing the protein MRVLIVEDEPNLRQQLSNTLVGAGYAVDQASDGEEGHYLGSTEQYDAIILDLGLPEVDGLTVLDRWRKEGKTTPVLVLTARDSWSDKVAGLDAGADDYVAKPFQSEELIARLRALIRRASGNASAELTAGDIRLDTRSGKVTRAGEPVKLTAQEYKLLSYLLHHKGKVVSRTELIEHIYDQDFDRDSNTIEVFVTRIRKKLGSDVITTIRGMGYSLDEPGTPPPA; encoded by the coding sequence ATGCGCGTCTTGATCGTCGAGGATGAACCCAATCTGCGCCAGCAGCTCAGCAACACGCTGGTGGGGGCGGGCTATGCCGTCGATCAGGCAAGCGATGGCGAGGAAGGCCATTATCTCGGCTCGACCGAGCAATATGACGCGATCATCCTCGATCTGGGGTTGCCCGAGGTCGATGGGCTGACGGTGCTCGATCGTTGGCGCAAGGAGGGCAAGACCACGCCGGTGCTGGTGCTCACCGCGCGCGACAGCTGGTCGGACAAGGTCGCCGGGCTCGACGCAGGCGCAGATGATTATGTCGCTAAGCCCTTCCAGAGCGAGGAACTGATCGCCCGCCTGCGCGCGCTTATCCGCCGCGCTTCGGGCAACGCCTCGGCCGAGCTGACCGCGGGCGATATCCGCCTCGACACGCGCAGCGGCAAGGTCACGCGCGCGGGCGAGCCGGTGAAGCTGACCGCGCAGGAATATAAACTGCTGAGCTATCTGCTCCACCACAAGGGCAAGGTCGTCAGCCGCACCGAGCTGATCGAGCACATCTACGACCAGGATTTCGATCGCGATTCGAACACGATCGAGGTGTTCGTGACGCGGATCCGCAAGAAACTGGGCAGCGACGTCATCACCACGATCCGCGGCATGGGCTACAGCCTCGACGAGCCTGGCACGCCGCCGCCGGCCTGA
- a CDS encoding lipase family protein, which produces MSPAAVDPAVLMTLAGIAYGAPASIGGYLAEATPTAGWQLGWLPTPPDPPVNFAYLATSADGASAVLAIRGTYPDPFSSAYWYDGNEDSPFGTMSPWPSGDGAKISAGTQLALDNLLKLADPQGVTLEAAVAALPAATTLTVTGHSLGGTLAPVIALWLSERFADRAIAASSFAGMTPGNGAFAALFGPGTALDGKVQRVFNTLDTVSYGWDQVLATRDFYQPAPQGGLVVEAMLLATAARLALGGYDYTAIGTPVALEGSVRAIPIDCALVAYVIENLHQHMPDTYLELLGAPPLPFSIGFGTIVAPRGHSLAAATPLPALPVAYL; this is translated from the coding sequence ATGAGCCCGGCGGCAGTCGATCCGGCGGTACTGATGACGCTGGCGGGAATCGCTTATGGTGCGCCGGCTTCGATCGGCGGCTATCTGGCCGAAGCGACGCCGACTGCGGGTTGGCAGCTTGGCTGGCTGCCGACGCCGCCCGATCCGCCGGTCAACTTCGCCTATCTCGCCACCAGCGCCGATGGGGCGAGCGCGGTGCTTGCGATTCGCGGCACCTATCCCGATCCGTTTTCGTCGGCCTATTGGTATGACGGCAACGAGGACAGCCCGTTCGGCACGATGTCACCCTGGCCGAGCGGCGACGGGGCCAAGATTTCGGCGGGGACCCAACTCGCGCTCGACAATCTGCTGAAGCTCGCCGATCCGCAGGGTGTGACGCTCGAGGCGGCGGTCGCGGCGCTACCCGCTGCGACCACGCTTACCGTCACCGGGCACAGCCTGGGCGGGACGCTCGCCCCGGTGATCGCGCTGTGGCTGAGCGAACGCTTCGCCGACCGCGCGATCGCCGCTAGCAGCTTCGCCGGGATGACCCCGGGGAACGGCGCGTTTGCCGCGCTGTTCGGTCCGGGCACGGCGCTAGACGGCAAGGTGCAGCGCGTCTTCAACACGCTCGACACCGTTTCCTATGGCTGGGACCAGGTGCTGGCGACGCGCGACTTCTATCAGCCGGCGCCGCAGGGCGGGCTGGTGGTTGAGGCGATGCTACTGGCGACCGCCGCGCGCCTCGCGCTGGGTGGCTACGACTATACCGCGATCGGTACCCCGGTTGCGCTCGAAGGCAGCGTGCGCGCGATACCGATCGATTGCGCGCTGGTCGCCTATGTGATCGAAAACCTGCACCAGCATATGCCCGATACCTATCTGGAACTGCTCGGCGCCCCGCCGCTGCCCTTCTCGATCGGTTTCGGGACGATCGTCGCGCCCCGCGGACATAGCCTCGCCGCCGCTACACCGCTGCCCGCACTTCCTGTTGCCTATTTGTAA
- a CDS encoding TonB-dependent receptor — protein MLVAVPALAQPSNDTDRAAPASVPAPAPAAEPQRGDHTAQPNDIIVTAPYQRNRLDVLSGTSVLSGEVLTRELRPTIGDTLARQPGVSSTSFGPNASRPVLRGFQGDRIRVMIDGIGSIDASTNSVDHAPVINPLTAERIEVLRGPSALLFGSSAIGGVVNVIDNRIPRRLPDEIIHADVLATYGSASEERSIAGEVEARIGGNLVAHVDGTYLRTGDLRTGGYLLSPSLRSIALTSDEAEVRENANLRGRLPNSAAETWEVAGGLSVITDRGHLGFSVTRYESTYGVPSRIEFQHEEGDDHDHAEGAEAEEGHGHENVRLNLKQTRFDIRSEIETDGGFLDRIRLRLAAADYRHDELEETGEIGTSFFNQGYEGRLELVQAQRGGWQGATGAQFFIRDFSVVGEEKFVPRNTTQQLGLFTLQSFDFGAVRAEVGGRFENTQLKAQPDADLDTPLNRREFNAFSGSVGASVGLSDTVRVGLNASHTERAPSAEELFANGPHAGTQSFEIGNPDFDKETSWGLEGTLRGTAGPLTFGAAAYYNWFDDYIYQSPTGEDADELPVFLYAQADARVWGFEVEAAAKLAEVSGVAINVDGLADYVRTTITGVGPAPRIPAARLLGGLEAQAEQFGGRVEVEHVFEQNRVTDFELPTADYTMVNASLSFRPFGRGNATTLLLQATNLFDVEARRHASFLKDFAPLAGRDLRATVRFQL, from the coding sequence ATGCTGGTTGCCGTGCCCGCGCTGGCGCAGCCGTCGAACGACACCGATCGCGCCGCGCCGGCTTCGGTGCCCGCCCCCGCGCCCGCCGCCGAGCCGCAGCGCGGCGATCACACCGCGCAGCCCAACGACATCATCGTCACCGCGCCCTATCAGCGCAATCGGCTCGACGTGCTGTCGGGCACCTCGGTGCTGTCGGGCGAAGTGCTGACGCGCGAATTGCGCCCCACCATCGGCGACACGCTCGCGCGCCAGCCTGGCGTATCGTCGACCTCGTTCGGCCCCAACGCATCGCGCCCGGTGCTCCGCGGCTTCCAGGGCGATCGCATTCGCGTGATGATCGACGGCATCGGCAGCATCGACGCCTCGACCAACTCGGTCGATCACGCCCCCGTCATCAACCCGCTCACCGCCGAACGGATCGAGGTGCTGCGCGGCCCCTCGGCGCTGCTGTTCGGGTCGTCGGCGATCGGCGGCGTCGTCAACGTGATCGACAACCGCATTCCGCGGCGGCTGCCCGACGAAATCATCCATGCCGATGTGCTAGCCACCTATGGCTCGGCCTCGGAAGAACGCTCGATCGCGGGTGAGGTCGAGGCGCGGATCGGCGGCAATCTGGTCGCGCATGTCGATGGCACCTATCTGCGCACCGGCGACCTGCGCACCGGCGGCTATCTGCTGTCGCCGAGCCTGCGCAGCATCGCGCTGACCAGCGACGAAGCCGAGGTTCGCGAGAACGCGAATCTGCGCGGTCGCCTGCCCAACAGCGCCGCCGAAACCTGGGAAGTCGCGGGCGGACTGTCGGTGATCACCGATCGCGGTCACCTGGGCTTCTCGGTCACGCGCTACGAAAGCACCTATGGCGTGCCCTCGCGGATCGAGTTCCAGCACGAGGAAGGCGACGATCACGACCACGCAGAAGGGGCCGAAGCCGAAGAAGGCCATGGCCACGAGAATGTCCGGCTGAACCTGAAGCAGACCCGGTTCGATATCCGCAGCGAGATCGAGACCGATGGCGGCTTCCTCGATCGCATCCGGCTGCGGCTGGCGGCGGCCGACTATCGCCACGACGAACTCGAGGAAACCGGCGAGATCGGCACCAGCTTCTTCAACCAGGGCTATGAAGGCCGGCTCGAGCTGGTGCAGGCGCAGCGCGGCGGTTGGCAGGGCGCGACCGGCGCGCAATTCTTCATCCGCGACTTCAGCGTGGTGGGCGAAGAGAAGTTCGTGCCGCGCAACACGACGCAGCAGCTCGGCCTCTTCACGCTGCAGTCGTTCGATTTCGGCGCGGTGCGCGCCGAAGTGGGGGGCCGCTTCGAGAATACCCAGCTCAAGGCGCAGCCCGATGCCGATCTGGACACGCCGCTCAACCGCCGCGAGTTCAACGCCTTTTCGGGATCGGTCGGCGCCAGCGTCGGCCTGAGCGACACCGTCCGCGTCGGCCTCAACGCCTCGCACACCGAGCGCGCGCCGTCGGCCGAGGAATTGTTCGCCAACGGCCCGCACGCCGGCACCCAGTCGTTCGAGATCGGCAACCCCGACTTCGACAAGGAAACCAGCTGGGGGCTAGAGGGCACGCTGCGCGGCACCGCCGGCCCGCTGACCTTCGGCGCGGCCGCCTATTACAACTGGTTCGACGATTACATCTATCAGTCGCCGACCGGCGAGGACGCCGACGAGCTGCCGGTGTTCCTGTATGCGCAGGCCGATGCCCGCGTCTGGGGCTTCGAGGTCGAGGCGGCGGCGAAGCTGGCCGAAGTTTCGGGGGTGGCGATCAACGTCGATGGCCTAGCCGATTATGTCCGCACGACGATCACCGGGGTCGGCCCCGCGCCGCGCATCCCGGCGGCGCGCTTGCTGGGCGGTCTCGAAGCGCAAGCCGAGCAGTTCGGCGGGCGGGTCGAGGTCGAGCATGTGTTCGAACAGAACCGCGTGACCGATTTCGAGCTGCCGACCGCAGACTATACGATGGTCAACGCCTCGCTGTCGTTCCGCCCGTTCGGACGCGGCAATGCGACGACCTTGCTGCTGCAGGCGACCAACCTGTTCGACGTCGAGGCACGCCGCCACGCGAGCTTCCTCAAGGACTTCGCGCCGCTGGCAGGGCGTGACCTGCGCGCGACGGTGCGGTTCCAGCTGTAG
- a CDS encoding glycoside hydrolase family 18 protein: MMPSQLFTAFWLGYTPSGPGAGPTLAATPSYIDRVVLAFGNLYPGNVTCQGFLQKANSEDSIRSGIAAIRSNAPNTKILLSLIGTPSPPVGWNTGITDPAAFGDWCASLAESWGLDGFDIDNEDVDTFPGQQFVDTVIGMRKAMPDALLTLDTYIFERDQTVIQQLAPYLTGINTIAYFDDYDTMTALVEQYATVIEPGKISIGVKADKVGPVSQGTTVEETAQLSQWNPSSGAKAGMTLWNLSSDIESITGQPDGTWTNTIHENLP; the protein is encoded by the coding sequence ATGATGCCAAGCCAGCTCTTCACCGCCTTCTGGCTTGGATACACCCCCTCGGGCCCCGGCGCCGGACCGACGCTGGCGGCGACCCCGTCCTATATCGATCGGGTCGTGCTGGCGTTCGGCAACCTGTATCCGGGTAACGTCACCTGCCAGGGCTTCCTCCAGAAGGCGAATAGCGAGGATTCGATCCGCAGCGGAATCGCCGCGATCCGCAGCAACGCGCCTAATACCAAGATCCTGTTGTCGCTGATCGGCACGCCCTCGCCCCCGGTAGGCTGGAATACCGGCATCACCGATCCCGCGGCGTTCGGCGATTGGTGCGCCAGCCTTGCCGAAAGCTGGGGGCTCGACGGCTTCGACATCGACAACGAGGATGTCGACACCTTTCCGGGGCAGCAGTTCGTCGACACCGTCATCGGCATGCGAAAGGCGATGCCCGACGCGCTGCTGACGCTCGACACGTATATCTTCGAACGCGACCAGACGGTGATCCAGCAGCTCGCGCCGTATCTCACCGGAATCAACACGATCGCCTATTTTGACGACTATGACACGATGACCGCGCTGGTCGAACAATATGCCACCGTCATCGAGCCCGGGAAGATTTCGATCGGGGTCAAGGCCGACAAGGTCGGTCCGGTCAGCCAGGGCACCACCGTCGAGGAAACCGCGCAGCTTTCGCAATGGAACCCGTCGAGCGGGGCCAAGGCGGGGATGACGTTGTGGAACCTCAGTTCGGATATCGAAAGCATCACCGGCCAACCCGACGGCACCTGGACGAATACCATCCACGAGAATCTGCCATGA
- the pstA gene encoding phosphate ABC transporter permease PstA — MNSPIVAQSLAGGHEPAERAPTDWKTQSMQRRIRRRYAAERRFRLLGLAAVTISAGFLAFLLWTMLSNGLAGFSRTEVRLPLNFAAMNLDVTPDQLGRRGADLALAGAGLQNAVGAAAVEAFGAEGERYISDSAWVTVREAVKDDPSLLTKQATITVPASSDIHTAATEDATPETEAAAAMLTQRGALTSGFNWTFLTGADSTDPTAVGIWGALKGSFLTMLVTLALAFPIGVLSAIYLEEYAPRNRWTDLIEVSINNLAAVPSIIFGLLGLAVFLGTFNMPRSAPIVGGVTLALMIMPVIVIAGRNAVKAVPPSIRDAALGVGASRIQVVFHHVLPLALPGILTGTIIGMARALGETAPLLMIGMRAFISTAPDDLTSPATVLPVQIFLWSDQVSRGFVEKTSAAIIVLLMFLLAMNALAIYLRNRFETRW, encoded by the coding sequence ATGAATAGTCCCATCGTTGCCCAGTCGCTTGCGGGGGGACACGAGCCTGCGGAGCGCGCGCCGACCGACTGGAAGACCCAGTCGATGCAGCGCCGCATCCGCCGCCGCTACGCCGCCGAACGTCGCTTCCGGCTGCTGGGCCTTGCCGCAGTCACGATCTCGGCGGGGTTCCTGGCGTTCCTGCTGTGGACGATGCTGTCGAACGGGCTGGCGGGCTTCAGCCGTACCGAGGTTCGACTGCCGCTGAACTTCGCGGCGATGAACCTCGACGTCACCCCCGACCAGCTCGGGCGGCGCGGTGCCGACCTGGCGCTCGCGGGCGCCGGGCTGCAGAACGCGGTCGGCGCAGCGGCGGTCGAGGCGTTCGGCGCCGAGGGCGAACGCTACATCTCGGACAGCGCGTGGGTGACGGTGCGCGAGGCGGTGAAGGACGATCCCAGCCTGCTGACCAAGCAGGCGACGATCACCGTGCCCGCATCGAGCGACATCCACACCGCCGCGACCGAGGATGCCACCCCCGAGACCGAAGCCGCCGCGGCGATGCTGACGCAGCGCGGCGCGCTGACCAGCGGGTTCAACTGGACCTTCCTCACCGGCGCCGATTCGACCGATCCGACCGCGGTGGGCATCTGGGGCGCGCTCAAGGGATCGTTCCTGACGATGCTGGTGACGCTCGCGCTCGCCTTCCCGATCGGCGTGCTCTCGGCAATCTATCTCGAGGAATATGCCCCGCGCAATCGCTGGACCGACCTGATCGAGGTGTCGATCAACAACCTCGCGGCGGTGCCTTCGATCATCTTCGGCCTGCTCGGCCTCGCGGTGTTCCTCGGCACCTTCAACATGCCGCGCTCGGCGCCGATCGTCGGCGGGGTGACGCTGGCGCTGATGATCATGCCCGTGATCGTCATCGCCGGGCGCAACGCGGTGAAGGCGGTACCGCCGTCGATCCGCGACGCGGCGTTGGGGGTCGGGGCGAGCCGGATCCAGGTGGTGTTCCATCACGTCCTGCCGCTCGCGCTGCCCGGCATCCTGACCGGCACGATCATCGGCATGGCGCGCGCGCTGGGAGAAACCGCGCCGCTCCTGATGATCGGCATGCGCGCCTTCATCTCGACCGCGCCCGACGACCTTACCAGCCCGGCGACGGTGCTGCCGGTGCAGATCTTCCTCTGGTCGGATCAGGTGAGCCGCGGCTTCGTCGAAAAGACCAGCGCGGCGATCATCGTGCTATTGATGTTCCTGCTCGCGATGAACGCGCTCGCCATTTATCTCCGCAACCGATTCGAGACCCGCTGGTAA
- the pstB gene encoding phosphate ABC transporter ATP-binding protein PstB: MTDVHVKPSAEAATNAPARPIKMAARDVNVYYGKTHAIKDVSIDVDMDNVTAFIGPSGCGKSTFLRTLNRMNDTIPIARTEGDITLDGEDIYSPSMDVVQLRARVGMVFQKPNPFPKSIYENVAYGPRIHGLAPSKADLDHVVERSLRRAGLWEEVKDRLPDSGTALSGGQQQRLCIARAIAVDPEVILMDEPCSALDPIATAKIEELIHELRGRYAIVIVTHNMQQAARVSQRTAFFHLGNLVEYGVTSEIFTNPRQERTKDYITGRYG; the protein is encoded by the coding sequence ATGACCGACGTCCACGTCAAACCCTCTGCCGAAGCCGCGACCAACGCGCCTGCGCGCCCGATCAAGATGGCGGCGCGCGACGTCAACGTCTATTATGGCAAGACCCACGCGATCAAGGACGTGTCGATCGATGTCGACATGGACAATGTGACCGCGTTCATCGGCCCGTCGGGCTGCGGCAAGTCGACCTTCCTGCGCACGCTCAACCGGATGAACGACACGATCCCGATCGCGCGGACCGAAGGCGACATCACGCTAGACGGCGAGGATATCTATTCGCCGTCGATGGACGTCGTGCAGCTGCGCGCGCGCGTCGGGATGGTGTTCCAGAAGCCCAATCCCTTCCCCAAGTCGATCTACGAAAACGTCGCCTATGGCCCGCGAATCCACGGGCTGGCGCCGTCGAAGGCCGATCTCGACCATGTCGTCGAACGCTCGCTGCGCCGCGCGGGGCTGTGGGAAGAAGTGAAGGACCGGCTGCCCGATTCGGGCACCGCTCTGTCGGGCGGCCAGCAGCAGCGGCTTTGCATCGCGCGCGCGATCGCGGTCGATCCCGAAGTCATCCTGATGGACGAGCCGTGCAGCGCGCTCGATCCGATCGCCACTGCCAAGATCGAGGAGTTGATCCACGAGCTGCGCGGCCGCTATGCGATCGTGATCGTCACGCACAACATGCAGCAGGCGGCGCGCGTGTCGCAGCGCACCGCTTTCTTCCACTTGGGCAATCTGGTCGAATATGGCGTGACGTCGGAAATCTTCACGAACCCGCGCCAGGAGCGGACCAAGGACTATATCACCGGCCGCTACGGCTGA
- a CDS encoding sensor histidine kinase, with amino-acid sequence MASTLPGEDVAAAAPHDRPRPYVRVTGSLSRRMIVIASAWILLLLTGGGFALDRVLSSAITRSFDEQLDYLLTSMIVSAEIGPDGQVEFSRELADQGFFEPYSGLYWQVSGAGFDPKPSRSLWDRRLRVTDHAPKGSAHYYDSEEFADEKLRVAERDVRLPGSKVWWRFQIAQKRELLDAQILALRETLIRSFLLLGVGLILMVALQTWYGLLPLRHLQRELAKMRGGKAARIDGPMPAEVAPIIEELNDLISHNERQAEEARRHAGNLAHALKTPLTVIMNAATAGADDLPETVVREARTMRRQVDHHLARARAVGRRGSAHSRAEVWPSIQAVERAVARLYQHVRIDVDGRKDLVAHIERQDLDEMLGNLVENAAKYGGGSVFITARAEAGFVEILVEDDGVGIPESDRIRIFDRGVRLDSGKPGTGLGLAIVRDVAEIYDGTVSLEESEDLGGLMVRLRLPAAR; translated from the coding sequence ATGGCGTCGACGCTCCCTGGCGAAGACGTGGCCGCCGCCGCGCCACACGATCGGCCGCGTCCCTATGTCCGCGTGACCGGATCGCTAAGCCGGCGGATGATCGTCATCGCCAGCGCGTGGATCCTGCTGCTGCTGACGGGCGGCGGCTTCGCGCTCGACCGTGTGCTGTCGAGCGCGATCACCCGCAGCTTCGACGAACAGCTCGATTATCTGCTGACCTCGATGATCGTGTCGGCAGAGATCGGCCCCGATGGCCAGGTCGAGTTCAGCCGCGAGCTGGCCGACCAGGGGTTTTTCGAACCCTATTCGGGGCTGTATTGGCAGGTCAGCGGCGCGGGGTTCGACCCCAAGCCTTCGCGCTCGCTGTGGGACCGCCGGCTGCGGGTGACCGATCACGCGCCCAAGGGCTCGGCGCATTATTATGACTCCGAAGAATTTGCCGACGAGAAGCTCCGCGTTGCCGAGCGCGACGTAAGGCTGCCCGGATCGAAAGTGTGGTGGCGCTTCCAGATCGCGCAGAAGCGTGAACTGCTCGACGCGCAGATATTGGCGCTGCGCGAAACGCTGATCCGCAGCTTCCTGCTGCTCGGGGTCGGGCTGATCCTGATGGTGGCGCTGCAGACCTGGTACGGGCTGTTGCCGCTGCGCCATCTGCAACGCGAGCTCGCCAAGATGCGCGGGGGCAAGGCGGCGCGGATCGACGGGCCGATGCCCGCCGAGGTCGCGCCGATCATCGAGGAGCTCAACGACCTGATCTCGCACAACGAGCGCCAGGCCGAAGAAGCGCGGCGCCACGCGGGCAACCTCGCGCACGCACTCAAGACCCCGCTGACGGTGATCATGAACGCCGCGACCGCGGGCGCCGACGACCTGCCCGAGACGGTGGTGCGCGAGGCGCGGACGATGCGACGCCAGGTCGATCACCATCTCGCGCGCGCGCGCGCGGTGGGACGGCGCGGCAGCGCGCATAGCCGCGCCGAGGTGTGGCCCAGTATTCAGGCGGTCGAGCGCGCGGTCGCGCGGCTGTACCAGCATGTCCGGATCGACGTCGACGGGCGCAAGGACCTTGTCGCGCATATCGAGCGGCAGGATCTCGACGAAATGCTCGGCAATTTGGTCGAGAACGCCGCGAAATATGGCGGCGGCAGCGTGTTCATCACCGCACGCGCCGAGGCGGGGTTCGTCGAAATCCTGGTCGAGGACGACGGGGTGGGGATTCCCGAAAGCGACCGCATCCGCATCTTCGATCGCGGGGTGCGGCTCGACAGCGGCAAGCCCGGCACCGGTCTGGGGCTGGCAATCGTGCGCGACGTCGCCGAGATTTACGACGGGACGGTGAGCCTCGAGGAGAGCGAGGATCTGGGCGGGCTGATGGTGCGGCTCAGGTTGCCGGCGGCGCGGTAG
- the phoB gene encoding phosphate regulon transcriptional regulator PhoB, translating to MARVKMLLVEDDAALAELLTWHFKREDFEVKQTPDGEEALLLAKEATPDIVLLDWMVEGLSGIEVCRRLRRMPETANVPIIMLTARGEEEDRVRGLETGADDYVTKPFSPRELVARVGAVLRRVRPALAGEQLVYSDIEMDTVGHKVRRGGEVVPLGPTEFRLLKHFLEHPGWVFSRERLLDAVWGHDSDIESRTVDVHIRRLRKAINGTDRPDIIRTVRSAGYALDSGA from the coding sequence ATGGCACGAGTGAAGATGCTGCTGGTCGAGGACGATGCCGCCCTCGCCGAACTGCTCACCTGGCATTTCAAGCGCGAGGATTTCGAGGTCAAGCAGACCCCCGATGGCGAGGAAGCGCTGCTGCTCGCCAAGGAAGCGACACCCGACATCGTGCTGCTCGACTGGATGGTCGAGGGGCTTTCGGGCATCGAAGTCTGCCGCCGGCTGCGACGGATGCCCGAGACCGCCAACGTGCCGATCATCATGCTCACCGCGCGCGGCGAGGAAGAGGACCGCGTCCGCGGGCTCGAAACCGGTGCCGACGATTATGTGACCAAGCCCTTCTCGCCGCGCGAACTCGTCGCGCGCGTGGGCGCGGTGCTGCGCCGGGTGCGGCCGGCGCTCGCGGGCGAGCAACTGGTCTATTCGGACATCGAGATGGACACCGTCGGCCACAAGGTGCGCCGCGGCGGCGAGGTCGTGCCGCTTGGCCCCACCGAATTCCGGCTGCTCAAGCATTTCCTCGAACATCCCGGCTGGGTCTTCTCGCGCGAGCGGTTGCTCGACGCGGTGTGGGGGCATGACAGCGACATCGAGAGCCGGACGGTCGACGTGCATATCCGCCGGCTGCGCAAGGCGATCAACGGCACCGACCGGCCCGACATCATCCGCACCGTGCGATCGGCGGGCTACGCACTCGACTCGGGGGCGTAA